In [Phormidium] sp. ETS-05, the genomic window CGGAGAACTGATAAGTAGTTTTGCTAAGCATAAATGTGAATGGGTTTAGTAGATGTTGATGGCAAAAAAAGTTTAATTGTAATTGTTTATGAGTGGGAGCTGGGGGCTATTAATGAGGATGCCCCAGTTATGCGGGTGCGGGAGCAGGTAGAGTAAAATCCTGACGCACTGCCTACACAATGCCCCCTGAGAGCTACGATTACATCCCACCTGCATCCGCAGTTTCAGACAAAATCACTCCCAGCGATATCCGCTGCTGCTACTCCCTTCACCACGGCCAGAAATTCACCAGATACAGCATTCTGAATTATCCCATCATTCGCCAAATTCCCCATGCCTTGACTTATGACCAATTGTGGGAAATTCAAATTACCACTCAAATAGAAGATATCCTCACCCTTGACAAAATCAGTGATAATATCTGCCTCAGCCACGGTCATCCCGCCGCTGCCATTACTCAAAACAAAGGCATCCCGTCCCGTCCCCCGGTGAGATTATCGATACCAGTACCTCCAAACAAAAAGTCATTACCACTATTCCCCAGCAAAAAGTCATTGCCAGCATCACCATACAGCCGATCGCTCCCCTCACCGCCATACAGGATATCATCCCCGTCACCACCAGTAGCATGGTCATTACCCAACCCACCAAAAATCACATCATTGCCACTGCCACCATTGATGCCATCATCTCCAGCCTGTGCATAGAGATTATCATGGCCGTCACCGCCATCAATCACATCATTACCAGCGGCGTCATAAACCATATCATCAGCCGGGGAGCCGGTGACAATATCATCCTGAGATGTCAGCCCAATTATTCCTGGTTGGGATAACTGGAAAATTTCCCCTCGGTTATCATTATCGCTGACATTGACGATGATACCGCCGATGTTAAGATTATTATAAGCTGGGTCAGCACTGGTGACACTGTGGGTGATATTGCCCTGATGATTTCCTTCTAACTCACTATCATCTACGGCTGTGACTGTGACGGTTTGGGGCAAGTTCCAGTTAGAGGGAGTAAATGTCACTGTGGGGACATCGGTGGTAATTTGGTCATCAGTGTTGATGGCAATGGTGACATCAGCTACTGGGGGCAATGTCAGCACCAGTTTGTAAACATCGGTGCCAAAACCTTCCAGAACATCGGTGCTACCTAATGGTTGGATGAGAGAAACATCGCTCGTATCATTATCAGCAATATTGGCGCCCACAGGTGAAATGGTCATGCCATTATATTTGGGGTCGTTGCTCACAGTGCTGTGAGGAATATTGCCCAGATACAATCTGTCAATATTCCTCACATCTACTGCCGAGACTATTACCGGTTGGGGTTGATTCCAGTTGGTGCCATCAAAAATTATGGGAGCAATGGGATTAATTTCTGACTCGGTGGTAAAATTGATAGTGACGGTGGCCGTGGGAGCGCTGGCCAGCACGATGTCATAGGTGGCATTGACGCCACCTTCGGTGACATTAATCGTGTTAGCACTGACAGTTATCCCCGCCGTGTCATTATTGGTATTCGTCACCGCCACATCTGGGGCATCAAAACCGTTGTAGTTGGGGTCAGCACTGACAGCAGGAGCCGTAACGATGTTGTAATTAATATCGCCATCATCTACATTATCATCTACCCCAGTAATGGTGACGGTTTGGGCAAGATTCCAGTTAGCCGGAGTAAAGATTAAACTGGTCTTATCGATAATTCCCTCAGCCGGATTGTCACTGCTGAGGTTAATCGTCACATCGGCGGTGGGTTGGGTATTCAGAACTACGGTAAAATTAGCCGTACCCCCGCTTCGGTGGTGGTGACGCTGATGGGAGTTATGGTGATACCGGCGGTGTCATCTTCGGTAATGGTGAAACTGGCATTAGTGGTAGTCCCTAGCTGAATGCCAGCGGTAGGGTTGCTGATGGTAAAGGTGGCGGTTTCGTCCCCTTCGGCGATGCTGTCTTGAGCAATAGTGACGGTGACGGAACCGGTAGTGGCACCGTCGGGAATGGTAATTTGAGTGGGGATGGGGTGCTAAAGTCGCTGTTATCCGCTGTGCCAGATAAAGCTAAGTTTAGGGTTTGGTTGCCAAAGACAGAGTAAGCAGCGGTGGCGGTGATAGTAATGGTACTGGTTCCGGCTTCACTACCACTATTAGGAATAACTCCGAGGTTGACGGTGGGTGGGGAATGGTGATGGTAAAGGTAGCTGCGATAGATGTATCATTACCGCCGTTGGTTGTACCGCCATTATCTTGGAGTTGAACGGAAATGGTGGCTGTACCTGCTTCCCTGTGGGGTGTAGGTGAGGGTGCCATCATCGGCGATATCCGGGGAGTAGTAAATAAGGTGTTGCCAGATGTGACGTTTACCAGAAAGTCGGCAACGGTTTGGGTGTTTTCGTCAACTGGATGAAAATAAAAGTATTTGCCCAGTTATTGACGGTTTGGGGTGAGTTTGTCCAGGTGGATAGGGTTTGGTTGCCTAAGTTGCTGAAACTGGGAGGGTCGTTTACGGCGTCAACGGTAATGGTGAAGGTTTGGATTAGAGGATGTGTCGTTACCACCGCCGTTATCTTGGACTACCACATCAAAGTGGAAATGCCGTTGGCGTCAGCAGTTGGGGTGTAGGAAAGAGTACCGCTACTGTCAACAGTGGGAATAGCAGAGAATAAATCGGGGTTGCTGATGTTGCTGACGGTGTAGGTAGCAGTTTGGCTCGCTTCATCAGCCGGTCTGGGGTTGAAAGTTGCCCAGTTGGTGATGGTTTGCGTTCCGCTGTCTTCGTTTACAGGGATGGGGTTAGTGGCGGTGAAGCTGGGAGGGTCGTTGACGGGGTTAATGGTGAGGTTGTTGACGGGGTTAATGGTGAGGTTGTTGACGGGGTTAATGGTGAGGTTTACGGTGGCGGGGGTGGCGTAGTTACTGCCATCGCTGCCGTTCCAAGTGAAACTGGTGCTACCGTTGTAGTCGGCGGTGGGGGTAAATGTGAGGCTGAAGATATTGGCGGGGCCGATGTCTTGGTTTAAAGTGACATTGACACCGTTGAGTAGTAATGTGCCGTTGGCAGGAAGGCTGGTAATTTGAATTGTGTTGAGGCTGTCGCCGTCGGCGTCACTGAAGGCACTGGTAAAGTCGGCGGCGGAGAAGGTGATGATGTTGTCTTCATCGCCGGTTTTACTGATGTTGCTGACGGTGGGGATGGTGTTGTAAGTAACGCTATTATCTGTACTGGTACTGGCGGCTGAGGGGTTGCCTGCGGCGTCAGTGGCAGCATTAGCAATAACAGTGGGGATGACTGTGCCGCTGGTGGTCATGCCACTAACGGCTACATTATAGGTGGTGCCGCTACCGGTGATGGTGGGAGTTAAGGTGCCCCCTGCGGTACTACCGGTGAAGCTGATGTCGCTGCCGTCAAAACCGGTGACTGGTTCTGAGAAGGTGACGGTGTAGTTGATGGGAGAAGTGGGAGCGGGGTCGGTTTGTCCGCCTGCTTGTTCTATGGTAACGGTGGGAGCGATACCATCGATGATGATATTTTTATTGGCACCAAGGGAGTTGGCGGCTCCGGGAGTGGGGAGGGTGAGAATGGCATCGGTGGTATTGCCTGTGTTCCTAATAGTACCACCGCTGAGAGCCAGGGCGGTGGTGCTGCTATAGTCGAGGTCAGCAGTGTTGTCACCAGGAGCAACGGTGTAGTTGAAGGTGAGGGTATCGGTGCCGCTGCCGGAACTGTAGGTGGCATTGGCACCAGTGTTTAAGGTGAGGGTGGGGGTGCCAGTGACGTTGACGGCTTCGGAGAAAGTGACGGTAATAGCAATGGTATCGCCCGCTTTGTAACTGCCATCAGCAGTGGTGGCAGTGACGGCAGTAACTGTGATGGTGGTGTTCAGCAGCACTGAGACGTTGTAGCTGTTGCCGGTCACTACGGCTAAGTCTAGGTGGCCATCGCCGTTGAAGTCTCCAGGGGTGATGGACAACGGATGGCTTGCCACGGCATAGGTGGTGTGGGGGTTAAAACTGCCACTGCCATCTCCCAGCAGCAGTGAGACGCTGTAGCTGTTGCCGGTCACTACGGCTAAGTCAGGTTGCCATCGCCGTTGAAGTCTCCAGAGGTGATGGAATTCGGAAAGCTTCCACGGCAAAGGTAGTGTGGGGGTTAAAACTGCCACTGCCGTTCCCCAGCAGCAGTGAGACGTTGTCATCGTTCACTACGGCTAAGTCAGGTTGCCATCGCCGTTGAAGTCTCCAGAGGTGACGCGAGTCAGATAGTCTCCCACAGCAAAGGTAGTGTGGGGGTTAAAACTGCCACTGCCGTTCCCCAGCAGCAGTGAGACGTTGTCATCGTTCACTACGGCTAAGTCCAGGTTGCCATCGCCGTTGAAGTCTCCAGGGGTGATGGAATTCGGAAAAGCTTCCCACGGCAAAGGTAGTGTGGGGTTAAAACTGCCACTGCCGTTCCCCAGCAGCAGTGAGACGTTGGCGCTGTCATCGTTCACTACGGCTAAGTCCAGGTTGCCATCGCCGTTGAAGTCTCAGGGGTGATGGAATTCGGAAAGTTTCCCACGGCAAAGGTAGTGTGGGGGTTAAAACTGCCACTGCCGTTCCCCAGCAGCAGTGAGACGTTGTCATTGTTGTTCACTACGGCTAAGTCCAGGTTGCCATCGCCGTTGAAGTCTCAGGGTGATGGAATTCGGAAGGCTTCCCACGGCAAAGGTGGTGTGGGGGTTAAAACTGCCACTGCCGTTCCCCAGCAGCAGTGAGACGTTGTCGCTCAAACGGTTCACTACGGCTAAGTCCAGGTGGCCATCGCCGTTGAAGTCTCCAGGGGTGATGGAAACCGGACCACTTCCCCACGGCAAAGGTGGTGTGGGGGCGAAGTTGAGGGTGTGGGGGTAGGTGGTGAGGGTGTGGGGGTTTAGGAGCAGGGGGCAGGGGGCAGGGGGCAGGGGCAATTCCCCCTCTCCCTCCTTGGGAGAGGGGACGGGGTGAGGGCTTTGCAGGGGTGCAGGGGAGAATTTGTTTCAGTTCCCAGGTGCCGCCTTTGGCTGGGTTGCCGGTGGGGTGGGGTTGGCGTAGATTTGGGTTTGGGTGATTTGGTGCAGTTTTTGCAGGAATTCGGCTCCAGCGTCTCCGGCGGCGACTTTGCAGCCATAGATATATAGATGGGCAATACCCCATTTTTCCAGTTGGGGGCGGTATTTTTCCAGGTTATTCAGTTCTAGGGTGGTGTTGCCTAGGTGAATGCGCTGGGGGCCCGTGGGAGATGAGGTGGAGGGTGGGGAGAGGGGGGACGGGGGACTTCTGGACGGGGACGGGGGGATGGGGAGGGTGGGAGGATGGGGGAAGAGGGGGAAGAGGGGTAACAATTTTCCTCCCCACACTCCCCACACTCCCCACACTTCCCCTGCTCCCTTGCTCCCCTGCTGGCAAGCTGGTGAGGTATGCGGTGATTTGCTCGATACCGTCCGATCGGGTTGAGGATGAGGAGTTCGACGCCGGGGAGAACGGCGGCGGCTAGTATTTGGTAATCGTCGATTTGGGGTCGATGACGACGATTTGCCGTTTTGGTGGGATGGTTTGGTTTTGGCTGGCGGGGGGTTGATGGGTAGATGCACTGACCATAGATTTGATTTGGGTTGGTAGATGTTGGTGAGAAAGAGGTTGAATCGTGGTTTTTCTGGGTGGGAGATGGGAGGCAACTACGGGGGGAGGCAACCACGGGGGGGGTTGCCCCTACACCTCAATTTTAGGATGAGGGTAGGGGTGGGCTGGGAGAAGCTGGGCTGAATGATGCTCTGGCTCTGGGAAATTTGGGTTTACCCCGATGTTTTACCAAGGACTGCCAATCATGGTGAAAGCAGCCCAATAATATGGATGTTGCAGGTTGGGACGGGGTTGGTTGGCGATTTCTGGGGGAGGGGATGGTTTCGTTGATGTTTTCTAGGATTAAGTTGCCGTTTTCTATGCGAGTTTGGTTTCTAATCATGGCAATTTTGGGATTGGCGGAGGGCTTCGGCTTTAATGGGGCTTCTTTGAGGATGCGGTAAAATTCGGTCATCAGGCTAAGGGTGCCTTCGTCGCTGACGTACCAGAGGCTGGCTAGGGCGGTTTTGACTCCGGCTTGTACGGCTAGTCCGGCAAATCCTAATTCGGATTGTTCGTCCCCCACAGCGGTTCGACAAGCACTCAAAACCAACAGGTCAACCGGTGGGTCATATAAGCGCAATTCGGGAGCGATCGAGCGTCAGTTTCTGGTCTCCCAACTGAATATAAGAATTTTCCGGTTTCCCCGGAACAAATTCGGCGTGGGTAGCCAAATGCACAATTCTAAACTGGCTACTTGCCCGCTGTTTCTTCAGATTATCAGAGTAAAGTTTTCATTCAGAAAAGACGAACCCTGCCAATTTTGGGTAATATTGTTAATCTCCACCGGCACCGCGTAGGTAAAGGTGTTGCCCTCAAATTTAGACGCTCCCATCGCCAAAATTTCCATCTCAACGGAGAATAGCTAGTATCGGTTAAATTGACGCTGGGAATCAGAGCCAAGCTGTATTTCTCCACCAAGAATTGCTGCCATCGTGGAGCCGCGATAGGTAGAGACCGCAAACCCGCATCCATAGAAAACAGGATGGTGTCCAAGCCCAGGTTTTTGATGTCATTCTCAATGGAGCGATGAGCCACTGATATAGTTGCTTTCGCTGCGCTGGCGCTCCGGCGGTGGGCAAACCTGTAGCCACCGGCGCGCAAATGATATCTAGCTGTTCGGGACGGGCAAAGTGTAAAGAATGGCACTTTTTAGTATTGGTGAGGAGTAGATGCTGCCCCGATTTTGTCATAGCATTAAAGGAATTTAACTCTTATCACACTTTTATCATAAGAACCTATAGCTCTTTCCGTAAATATGGTATCCAATAAATGTGGTAGCTTCGGCACATTACCACTTCAATTGCACCACCTACATCCTGGCTAACTGTGCAGAAACTCGGGTGGGCTACATTTGCCTTCAGCCCCTACTAGCAGATATAGATGTACGCACCGCCGCCTACTACATGTTTCCCTGATGTTAG contains:
- a CDS encoding calcium-binding protein, translated to MTINLSSDNPAEGIIDKTSLIFTPANWNLAQTVTITGVDDNVDDGDINYNIVTAPAVSADPNYNGFDAPDVAVTNTNNDTAGITVSANTINVTEGGVNATYDIVLASAPTATVTINFTTESEINPIAPIIFDGTNWNQPQPVIVSAVDVRNIDRLYLGNIPHSTVSNDPKYNGMTISPVGANIADNDTSDVSLIQPLGSTDVLEGFGTDVYKLVLTLPPVADVTIAINTDDQITTDVPTVTFTPSNWNLPQTVTVTAVDDSELEGNHQGNITHSVTSADPAYNNLNIGGIIVNVSDNDNRGEIFQLSQPGIIGLTSQDDIVTGSPADDMVYDAAGNDVIDGGDGHDNLYAQAGDDGINGGSGNDVIFGGLGNDHATGGDGDDILYGGEGSDRLYGDAGNDFLLGNSGNDFLFGGTGIDNLTGGRDGMPLF
- a CDS encoding cadherin-like domain-containing protein translates to MTGNSYSVSLLLGDGSGSFNPHTTYAVASHPLSITPGDFNGDGHLDLAVVTGNSYNVSVLLNTTITVTAVTATTADGSYKAGDTIAITVTFSEAVNVTGTPTLTLNTGANATYSSGSGTDTLTFNYTVAPGDNTADLDYSSTTALALSGGTIRNTGNTTDAILTLPTPGAANSLGANKNIIIDGIAPTVTIEQAGGQTDPAPTSPINYTVTFSEPVTGFDGSDISFTGSTAGGTLTPTITGSGTTYNVAVSGMTTSGTVIPTVIANAATDAAGNPSAASTSTDNSVTYNTIPTVSNISKTGDEDNIITFSAADFTSAFSDADGDSLNTIQITSLPANGTLLLNGVNVTLNQDIGPANIFSLTFTPTADYNGSTSFTWNGSDGSNYATPATVNLTINPVNNLTINPVNNLTINPVNDPPSFTATNPIPVNEDSGTQTITNWATFNPRPADEASQTATYTVSNISNPDLFSAIPTVDSSGTLSYTPTADANGISTLMW
- a CDS encoding VCBS repeat-containing protein, producing MNDDSANVSLLLGNGSGSFNPTLPLPWEAFPNSITPGDFNGDGNLDLAVVNDDNVSLLLGNGSGSFNPHTTFAVGDYLTRVTSGDFNGDGNLT
- a CDS encoding VCBS repeat-containing protein, which produces MPLPPAPCPLLLNPHTLTTYPHTLNFAPTPPLPWGSGPVSITPGDFNGDGHLDLAVVNRLSDNVSLLLGNGSGSFNPHTTFAVGSLPNSITLRLQRRWQPGLSRSEQQ
- a CDS encoding DUF4347 domain-containing protein codes for the protein MWGVWGVWGGKLLPLFPLFPHPPTLPIPPSPSRSPPSPLSPPSTSSPTGPQRIHLGNTTLELNNLEKYRPQLEKWGIAHLYIYGCKVAAGDAGAEFLQKLHQITQTQIYANPTPPATQPKAAPGN
- a CDS encoding CHAT domain-containing protein, producing the protein MRLYDPPVDLLVLSACRTAVGDEQSELGFAGLAVQAGVKTALASLWYVSDEGTLSLMTEFYRILKEAPLKPKPSANPKIAMIRNQTRIENGNLILENINETIPSPRNRQPTPSQPATSILLGCFHHDWQSLVKHRGKPKFPRARASFSPASPSPPLPSS